CAACTAAAGATAATTTGGCAATATGATTATCTCCCAGCACCACACGGGCTTTAAGATCCTCACATACGCCATTTAAAATTTCCAACGCTCGTTCATAATCATCGCGATGAACAGTAAACGTGAAATCGGTTGTCGCATCAGCGGCGATATTTTGAATAATCATATCAACTTCAATATTGGCCTCGCTGATTGGGCCTAAAATGCGATAAGCCACACCCGGTAAATCCGGTACGCCGCGGATGGTGATTTTAGCTTCACTACGATTAAAGGCAATACCCGAAACGATTGCATTTTCCATTTTTCCACCTTCTAGTGTGATTAATGTGCCTGGGCCAGGCTGAAATGTTGATAATACGCGTAATGGCACATTATACTTTCCCGCGAACTCGACCGACCGAATTTGTAAAACCTTTGCACCCAAACTTGCCATTTCTAACATTTCTTCAAAGGTGATTTGATCAAGACGTCGTGCCCTGGGTTCGACTCGCGGATCGGTGGTATAAACACCGTCGACATCGGTATAAATTTGGCATTCATCGGCTTGAAGTGCTGCCGCTAAAGCAACAGCCGTGGTATCTGAACCGCCACGCCCTAACGTGGTGATATCACCTGCCTCACTGATCCCTTGAAAACCGGCGACGACAGGGATAATACCCCTACGAACTTCTTCACGCAATTTATCACATTCGATTTTTTGAATACGCGCTTTTTTTAAGCGATCGTCGGTTTTAATTCCGGCTTGCCAACCCGTGAATGAAA
The genomic region above belongs to Legionellales bacterium and contains:
- a CDS encoding aspartate kinase; this encodes MALLIQKFGGTSLETLPRIQQVADKIVATRREGHDIVVVVSAMGGDTDRLIHMAKQMQEFPDPREYSMLVSCGEQISIALLAMALRTRGCPAVSFTGWQAGIKTDDRLKKARIQKIECDKLREEVRRGIIPVVAGFQGISEAGDITTLGRGGSDTTAVALAAALQADECQIYTDVDGVYTTDPRVEPRARRLDQITFEEMLEMASLGAKVLQIRSVEFAGKYNVPLRVLSTFQPGPGTLITLEGGKMENAIVSGIAFNRSEAKITIRGVPDLPGVAYRILGPISEANIEVDMIIQNIAADATTDFTFTVHRDDYERALEILNGVCEDLKARVVLGDNHIAKLSLVGVGMRSHSGIASKMFSTLGKEGINMQLISTSEIKISVVIDEKYIELGVRALHAAFDLDKTAQEEFDPRPEKNMH